A window of Syntrophorhabdaceae bacterium genomic DNA:
GCGGGGACGTACGTTTACCACGCATTTGCCGTTTCCCGAGCAGGCGCCGGTCCAACCGTTGAAGACACTGCCTGCGTCAGGGGTGACGGTGAAGGTGAGCTTCGGCGTTCTCCTGTAAGTCGCCCGACAGGTGGAACCGCAATTTATCGATGAATCGGATGAGGTGACGGTCCCCGACCCAACGCCCGATTTGGTGACCGAGACGACGGATGAAAGGGGGAAGGTGACCGTATCCGCAACGATCGGGGTGTCGTAAGCCGTCGCGGTTGACCCTTCGTCCGTATCCACGTAGGCCACAAATATCTCCTGCGCCGTGGCCGTGTTGTTCTCCGGGTCCACCGCGACCTTCAGGTATCCGAGCTGCCGGGTTTGCCCGTACTGGTACCATTTCGCGCGGGGGCTGTCCTTATGCATATTGTTGAACCTCCCTCCCGCGTTCCCGAGAACGAAATAGGGGATACCGTGTACCGAATATCTCTGATAATTATGGGTGTGGCCCACGAAGCTCGCGCTGATATTGTAGGTCTGATACAGGCTCTCCCAGGGCTGGAGGTTTGGATTTATCCCCGTCCTGCCGTAATCCCAGATCGGATGATGATGTACGGTAAAGGTTCCCGCCAGGTCGTTGTCGAGCTGCTGCGCGAGCCAGGGCGCCTGGCTTTTCGCGAGGGTCAGGCTGGTCTGCGGATCGTCCCCGTTGCATTTATCGGGATCGGGGGAGTTGAGGGCAATAAACCGTACGCCCGAGCAGTCGAAGGAGTAGTTGAGGGCGCCCCCGTCAGGCACGTCATATGCCGAGTGGTATTGCACTGCGGCGGTCGGCGGACCGATGGGACTTGCCAGGTTGTGATACTCGTGGTTCCCGATGACGTGGACGAGAGGAAATTTCGCGAAGACCCCGTCGCCGTCCTGGAAATAATTCTGCCAGTAAGGTACATGGTCCCAGCTCGCGAAATCCCCGCTGTCGAGGATGAAGAGCGCGTCCGTTTCGTTGGCTGCAATGGCATCCGCCACGTACTTGAACCGTCCCTCCTGGGCATGGGTATCACTTATCACGAGGAAAGTGAAGGGGCCGCTCACCGGCATTGTCTTGAATGTGCGGTTTGCAAAGGCATCCGCGTTATCCGACGGCCTCGCCCGATACACGTAGGAAGTATTCGGCTCGAGGTCCGTGAGCAGCACGTGCTGGTAAGTCCCCGTCGTCGAAGACGTCGCCGTTTTATCAAACGCCTGATGGGCGTCATAGTAGCTCGAAGTGGCATACTCCACCGAGCCGGCCGCGGTTTCGGTCCCTTTCCAGTTGACGGTAGCCGAAGTAATGGTCAGATTCGTGACCCATGGAGACCAATACCCTGCATCCTGGGCTATGGACGGGCCGACCGATAAAGAGCAGGTGAATAAGAGCATGAGAAAACCGATGGCGAGCCTCGCTGCAAAGGGCAAAGCCGATCGTGATTCGAAGAGAGTGAATTGACGGGCTTCCCGCCCGGCATGACTGGTGGTGTCAAACTTCATGATCTGACGCTCACTGCGTGTGTACATGGCTGATCTCCTTAACGTTTTAGAGCCGGGGCTCCGGTTGAGACAGAGTAAAGTTCGTGTCGAAGGTGAAATTGCCGGCCCGAATCCCCCTCAAGAGACCGGACTCATGACGTTCCTTCTCACAGCCTCATTTCTAGTATCGCGATTAATCGATTCTACTTAAGAAATCTGCGTCGAAACTCTTCGAAAATCGTTTTGCCGCAGATAAAGGGGAATGGATGGAGATAAGAGGCTAAAATGGAACGTAGCCGACTAACCCGACTTGTCCTCCCTTCTCCTCATGATCTTCGATACGGCCGAGGTAGTGATTCCCAGTTCACGTGCTATGGTGACCTGAGGTATTCCCACTTCCCTTGAAAGGAGAAAAACCAACTCGGAACGGAGACGGGAAAGCTTTCCGGCCCGGGAGCCTCCTGCGAGTGCTTCACGGGATATGCCTTCCTTTTGGCATAAGGAGACGATAATTTCTTCCATTATCTTATACCGATCGGAAAAAGGATGGGGCTCCTTGCGCACTAATTCCTTCAGGAACTCTCCGGAGCCGAGCACCCTCTCATCAGTAAGGACCGGGGTTCTTCGCGAAAGAGCCGCTTGGGAGATGCCTCCAAGCGTCCGGATGAGGCCTCCTCCTGAGAGATCGGGCAGATATTTCTTCTCCACTCCTTCCCTCATGAAGGCCCGATAGTTTTTCTTCGAATTTCCAAACCACCGCAACACGTAAGCTGCATCATACCAGGGGAAAGGATTCTTGTGGATAAGATAATAATGGCCGCTAAACCGGTAAGAATCGAGAGTCTCTAAGGTAGGCGTGACATGGGCATTGAGAGGATTAAGGTGGATATAGCGCAGAAGTTCCACGAAATAAGGATCCTCCTCAACCACGATAGATTTATAGCGGTTCTGAAACAGGTGGCCTGCCCGCTCATGCCGGTTATTGAAGCTTACGGCATAACCCGTAAGAAGGCGCCTCATGAACCGGGATAACCCCTCCGGGCCGCTGCGGAGAAGCAGATGAAAATGGTTGGGGACGAGGGCAAAGGCGTAAATGTCCGTTTTTGTTAGTTCCGCTAACAGCCCCAACCGTTCGATGAACCTCTCGCGGTCAACATCATCCCTGAAGATAGGGCTGCGCTCGATACCTCGTGCAATAACGTGATGGAGGAAGCCTCCTTTGTCGAGACGCGCTTTTCTGGGCATGGGGTATTTTTATAGTGTAGCGGTAAAAAGGGTGTTTGTCAAGTTTGTCAACTACGTCCCCAAGCATACATGTCAAGGGAAGCATCTCGGCCTAGATGATGACGTAAGTGACTCACTTAATTAATGTTTAAACATATGAGTGATATAGTTATAGATATCCCCATCTGACCCAAGGGCCCAGAAATGTGAAACTGCTCAGGTCTCCAAGTTGACTTTTTCGTCTCTGTCCTTATCTTTACAATATAATTAAGATAGACCTTGGATTACCTTACCGATCAAGTGTATTTCCATCGACGAATCCCAGGCAGGAGTAAGGGTATGAAAAGAACAACAAGTTCTTGCCGCTATGCCGCTGATGGCCCGGCAGATCTACGGCACCCCGAGTTCACCCCGCGCCACCCCATCTCCATCGACAGAAAGCAGCTTCCGGCGCCACCTCAGAAGTTCGAGGGAAAGATCAAGCGCACGACAAAGGGCTCCAGGCCCTATTGGCTGGCCCGCATCGTGCTCTCAAGGGTGTGCCTGACGTGCTGTTGACCAAGACCGAGGGCCCCGTCTTATGGCGTACCGAGCACCTTTGGCGGGGCGTTCCACTGCCGGCACTCGACGGGATTGCTAATACCGACCTTCGGTAGACGAATTTTCATTCCACCCCATTGGACTCGCTCACGCGCGCAGCCACTCTCACCTGTCTCAACCACCACTCGGCCGATTGATGGAGGGGCCTGAGAGCGTTAGCCCAAATAACATCGGCAACGTGGCGTATGACCGGCATCACGCCTGGGAGGATCAAATGAAACCTTCTGAATTCCTTAAAGTCATTCTAGGGACGCGGGCGCGTCAGGCAGCGGTTCCCATAGACTTGGAAGATCAGGCACACCCGCCTGGTCTTCCGAATGTGCGTTACAGGTCCGGCGTCGCCAAAGACATGGGCGCCATGATGCAAGAGGGCATCGACTCTTATAGGCGTGAGCAGGCGCAGCTTGCAGCGGGCGGAGGTTCCGATCGACTTCCGCCGGCTTTCTATCTTGCGATCTCCGGCGGGGGCGACAATGGGGCGTTCGGTGCGGGGCTGATATGCGGATGGACAGCTGCCGGGGACCGGCCGGTGTTTAAGCTGGTGACAGGCATCAGCACGGGGGCATTGATCGGTCCTTTAGCCTTTCTGGGGTCTTCACACGATCCCACACTGAAGGAGTTCTACACAAACACATCTTCCAAGGACATCCTAAAGAAACGAAACCTGCTGGCAGCCCTTTTCAATGACGCCATGGCCGACACCCGGCCCTTAAGCAGACTGCTTGAAAAGATGCTAACCCAGGAGATACTGGATGAAATAGGTGCTGAGTATAAGAAGGGTCGCCTCTTCCTGGTGGGCACCACAAATCTCGATGCCCGCCAGGCGATCATATGGAATATGACCAGGATTGCCGCGAGCGGTCGCCCCGGGGCGCTTGAACTGTTTCGGAGCATTATGATCGCCTCGGCGGCAATCCCCGGGGCTTTCCCTCCGGTGATGATCGATGTAGAGGCGGGGAGACAGAAATATCAGGAGATGCATGTGGATGGCGGCGCCGTCGCCCAGGTCTTTCTCTACCCTCCGGCAATCAGCCTCAGGGAGTTGGAGCGTAAGGAACGCATTGAGGCGCGGGAAAGAAAGCTTTACATCATCCGCAACAGCCGACTTGACGCCGAGTGGGCTCGTGTGGACCGCCGGATGCTGACCATTGCCGGGCGGGCCATCTCCTCCATGATTCAGACGCAGGGTCTTGGCGACCTTTATCGAATCTATTTGTCTGCCGTGAAAGATGGCATTGATTACAACCTGGCTCACATACCTTCGAGTTTCAACGTGCCGAAAACGGAGAATTTCGATCCCGTATACATGCGTCAGCTTTTCGATCTGGGATACAGCATGGCGGCAAAGGGCTACCCGTGGCAAAAGACGCCTCCAGGTATGCAACTCTCGGTGAGCACCGATGCAGACTCGACCGCGAGGAGGTGAGCCATGTCGGCCGCTAATTCAATTAACTTCTCTATTGTGTCGGACGAGTGAGACAAAACGAGCGCCCCTGGATCGTTGCCTGCAATGAAGGGGATAGGAGCAGGAAGGGGCTGCGCTCGATACCTCTTGCGATGACATAATGAACGAAACCTTCTCTATCTAGACGTGCTTTTCTGGGCATGGAGTATTTTATATAAGTGTAGAGGCAAAGGGATGGTTTGTCAAGTTAGTCAACTACGTCCCCCAAGTGACCAACGAGAATACCAACGGTCTTCTCCGGTTCTATTTTCCTAAAGGGACGGACTTCCGGCTCATCACCGAAAAAGAAGTTGCACTTGTGGTAAAAAAGCTCAATAATAGACCCAGGAAGTGCCTCAACTACCGGACACCTTATGAAGTCTATCGTCAGGCTTCAGGTGGTGCACTTTGAAGTTGAATTCGCCTGTTTCTAACCCTTTTTTACGCAACATCAGATACCTCGATATATCGCTTGCCATTGATTGATTGCCTTCTATGTTAGGGTGTGGATCATTCCGAGCCCTCTGGTAAGGAGTGATATTATCTATTACATCCACCCCCATTTCTTTCATTGCCGATTTAATCACTTGAATATGACTCAAATAATTGATTCTTGAACGCTCATCATCTCTTATCCTGTGCCAACTCAACGACCATTGATAGTGCCCTTCCTCTGTTTCAGGAAATATCACTACGTCTGCATCGATCAGCTTTGCATGTTTCCTTATTTCGCCTATAAGGGCAAAATAAAGTCTAAATTCGTATGACTCCGGGTCGGCATGCCTTGGCACAAATTTGTCAAGTGACCAGTAAGCATGGAACCACCTATCTTCAAGAATTCTATAAATAGTGTTTCGTGAATTGGAATATTCGGATGAATTTATAGCATTGGCTAAATCCTCCAAAGATAAATTCATGTCTTTATGATTATGTAAAAATTTGTACAGGCTTGAATCCTCACTTAAGCCTATTACGCGTTGTAAATGAATGAGCTGATTATCGGTAATCCTATATTTATTGTTTACCTCTCGGTGCCTATAACGCAAATACACAGCATAAAGACGTTTATAAACCTCCGAATGATATATTACTGTTCTGATTTGTTGGTCTGGGGGTTTCGGTTCCCACCTCTTATAGTTTGGGTTTTCTTTTCTGTGCAACACTTGATTTTCATCCAGCTCATAATAGAAAGGTTTCCTGTTTCCAAGATTCTCCAATCGATTTTCTTTCTTATTGGCGCCAACGGTATTGTCTGTAAGATCGTTTGTACAAAACTGCACGATTATCAGGTTAGGTTTATATTTGATTCCTTCATTCACTAATGCTTCGAGTTGTTGATCTGTGCCCCACCCTCCGTATGCGATATTAATTATCTCTATGTTGTATCCCTTCTGCCGTAATTCGTCTTCTAATATGCGGGTATATACTTTTTCGGCCGGAACGATAGCTCCATACGTCACCGAATCCCCCAAGACAAGGATCCGGTATGCCTTATTCTTATTATCATATTCCCTATCTCTGTCTCGCCAGCCATGATTATTTGCAGAATCAATAAACGTTTCTCCAGTGTCCGGATCTAATATTGCGAGTCTTTCGTGCGGATTAAACCCCCAACCGTATTTGTCGGCATTTTCAGAAGATCGGTGACCAATCGTTGCAATGTTAAAAGGAGCAAACGATCTTAACAGAATCTCAATTATTCCTAAAACCAGGACAAACAATACAACATTAATCAGCACCAATGCTATTCTGGGATGTCTTCCGATCAACCGAACCATTTTACTCCACTCCGGCAGCCTGTCGGGCTTGCCTGTTTCTCGAAAAAGTGACCCTCAAAATTCGCCTCTGCTGCACATAATGTTGAAAATGAATGGTCTGACGCCCCCTGAATTGCAAGATTTTATGCAAAATATGCCTGAGTCCGACAGACTGCTAGCCTCTGTGGCTACCTTTGACACATAATCTGTATTAATTTGGCGGGCGCAGTATCATCTGGTATGTTAATATTTGCCCTATCGAAACCGTTTTGTCCCCTGTTTACGCTAATTTGCGTTCTAAGAGCCTGGACGGTTAGTATTGCGCTTTCTATGAAAGAATCGTTATTGCTGATAATTGTAGCGCGTTCATCTGGTTCCATCGTATCTAACGCCACCGGAGGGGTCTCTGTTAAAAACCGGATGGTTATATTGGGAGGTGCGTTAAGAACATTTGCTATTGTCTCTAAAGACCGAACAAGCTCATTATCCGGTATTTTGAATATGTTAAAAGATTTATCAGCCACAATGCAACCCCTTATTTAGCAATCTTAAGACCTATTCTCCCAGTAAAGGGTGTGGTTTGTCAACCAATTAGCTGATGAGCCTGCCTATCATTGTGATTGAATATCTGGAGTGTCATCTATGCGTTGGAACGCCAACCCCCCCAAACCCCCTTCCATCGGCCTGTATTCTTTCTCATATCAAGGCGGGAAGAAGGAGTCGACGCCGGCGTACTCTTAGTAAGTCAAGGAAAGCGACGACGCGCCCAACGCGGAGATGGGGAAGAAGACAGGCCGATGAGACGCGCCCAACGCGGAGATGGTCAAGAAGACGGGTTGATGAGATGATGGGAAATAGCTCGCCAAACCCAATGATCCCGTGATATCTTTCTTTTATGCCCATCGATCACCAATCCCCCCACATCATCACCGTAAAATCCTCCGCCGGCGCCGGAAAGACCTATAACCTGGCCCTCCGCTACCTCCAACTCTTAGCCTTACCTTCCCCCTCCGGCACCAACGCCCTAAAGAGCCGCATCTGCAACATCGTAGCCATCACCTTCACCAACAAGGCCGCCGCCGAGATGCGAAGCCGCATTACGGACTGGATGAAGAGGATCATCCTCGACATACCCTTTAAAGGCTCTACCCTTACGCCCATCGACCAGATCCTCGGAGACGGCGCCGATCCCCGGGTGCGGGCGGACCTTATGCGGACGGTGGAGGAGGATTTTGAGAACCTGGTGCGGAATTTTTATGATTTTAAGGTGGGCACCATCGACTCTTTCGTGAACCTTACCCTCAAGGCCTCGGCTTTCAAGCTGGGGCTGCCTCCTGACTTCGAGATCTCTCTTGATTCGGCCCTCTATGTGGATGCGGTGCTTCAGGAGTGCCTTCAGGAGATCCTTGAGGACCGGGAGGTAAA
This region includes:
- a CDS encoding metallophosphoesterase, with translation MYTRSERQIMKFDTTSHAGREARQFTLFESRSALPFAARLAIGFLMLLFTCSLSVGPSIAQDAGYWSPWVTNLTITSATVNWKGTETAAGSVEYATSSYYDAHQAFDKTATSSTTGTYQHVLLTDLEPNTSYVYRARPSDNADAFANRTFKTMPVSGPFTFLVISDTHAQEGRFKYVADAIAANETDALFILDSGDFASWDHVPYWQNYFQDGDGVFAKFPLVHVIGNHEYHNLASPIGPPTAAVQYHSAYDVPDGGALNYSFDCSGVRFIALNSPDPDKCNGDDPQTSLTLAKSQAPWLAQQLDNDLAGTFTVHHHPIWDYGRTGINPNLQPWESLYQTYNISASFVGHTHNYQRYSVHGIPYFVLGNAGGRFNNMHKDSPRAKWYQYGQTRQLGYLKVAVDPENNTATAQEIFVAYVDTDEGSTATAYDTPIVADTVTFPLSSVVSVTKSGVGSGTVTSSDSSINCGSTCRATYRRTPKLTFTVTPDAGSVFNGWTGACSGNGKCVVNVRPRAETTVGAIFVKDSCTYTISPRRRTVPSQGSDLTIGITAKGYAYCRAPEIVNNTDWVTQDAAVFSNNRGSVRLSIPLNQSPTARTGTLTIGGATLTLTQNGAH
- a CDS encoding transposase, which produces MPRKARLDKGGFLHHVIARGIERSPIFRDDVDRERFIERLGLLAELTKTDIYAFALVPNHFHLLLRSGPEGLSRFMRRLLTGYAVSFNNRHERAGHLFQNRYKSIVVEEDPYFVELLRYIHLNPLNAHVTPTLETLDSYRFSGHYYLIHKNPFPWYDAAYVLRWFGNSKKNYRAFMREGVEKKYLPDLSGGGLIRTLGGISQAALSRRTPVLTDERVLGSGEFLKELVRKEPHPFSDRYKIMEEIIVSLCQKEGISREALAGGSRAGKLSRLRSELVFLLSREVGIPQVTIARELGITTSAVSKIMRRREDKSG
- a CDS encoding patatin-like phospholipase family protein, producing MKPSEFLKVILGTRARQAAVPIDLEDQAHPPGLPNVRYRSGVAKDMGAMMQEGIDSYRREQAQLAAGGGSDRLPPAFYLAISGGGDNGAFGAGLICGWTAAGDRPVFKLVTGISTGALIGPLAFLGSSHDPTLKEFYTNTSSKDILKKRNLLAALFNDAMADTRPLSRLLEKMLTQEILDEIGAEYKKGRLFLVGTTNLDARQAIIWNMTRIAASGRPGALELFRSIMIASAAIPGAFPPVMIDVEAGRQKYQEMHVDGGAVAQVFLYPPAISLRELERKERIEARERKLYIIRNSRLDAEWARVDRRMLTIAGRAISSMIQTQGLGDLYRIYLSAVKDGIDYNLAHIPSSFNVPKTENFDPVYMRQLFDLGYSMAAKGYPWQKTPPGMQLSVSTDADSTARR
- a CDS encoding SGNH/GDSL hydrolase family protein, translating into MVRLIGRHPRIALVLINVVLFVLVLGIIEILLRSFAPFNIATIGHRSSENADKYGWGFNPHERLAILDPDTGETFIDSANNHGWRDRDREYDNKNKAYRILVLGDSVTYGAIVPAEKVYTRILEDELRQKGYNIEIINIAYGGWGTDQQLEALVNEGIKYKPNLIIVQFCTNDLTDNTVGANKKENRLENLGNRKPFYYELDENQVLHRKENPNYKRWEPKPPDQQIRTVIYHSEVYKRLYAVYLRYRHREVNNKYRITDNQLIHLQRVIGLSEDSSLYKFLHNHKDMNLSLEDLANAINSSEYSNSRNTIYRILEDRWFHAYWSLDKFVPRHADPESYEFRLYFALIGEIRKHAKLIDADVVIFPETEEGHYQWSLSWHRIRDDERSRINYLSHIQVIKSAMKEMGVDVIDNITPYQRARNDPHPNIEGNQSMASDISRYLMLRKKGLETGEFNFKVHHLKPDDRLHKVSGS